The following nucleotide sequence is from Glycine max cultivar Williams 82 chromosome 9, Glycine_max_v4.0, whole genome shotgun sequence.
TTATGCACCATACACATCGAGAGTAACgaatttggaaattttaaaaCCTCGGCCTTGATCGTTTTGTTCATAGGCCATTGGCGCATTACTGTAACAAAATTCACATTATCTCTGGGATAAAGCCCAAGATttgggaaaaagagagaaagccAGAAAATTGAACACATGAGAGAtccaaaaaaaacagaaattgtAGTGAAATATATGAATAAGGTAACAGTGGTTCTATTCTATGAGCATAAAGCAAGTCCAATAGACAACGAGATGATATGATACGGCTCCAGAAAAGGCATATAAGTGTTGGTTTTATAATTAGTTTGGTGGTATGATTTCTGAAGAAAAATTTACAAAGAGCATAGAAGCGAACTAAGTGTTGTAAGTAAAGAATGGAATAGGAGGAGGAGGTTTTGCAAAGAAGGCAAAGCGAAATGGGCGAGCGTCACCTCTCCTCGAAGTCGACATCAATAATGTCGGGGTCTGACTTAGATTTGGAGTTGGTTCTCCCACCTCCATTACCTTTACCTTTGGGTTGCCAGACAATGTTGCCACAGCCTGTACATCGAATTATTTGATTCTTGTAACCACCAAATTGCATCTTGCAAGCCGGACAAGTTCCCTGTTGTGAAAATGATGATAAATTAGACTTACAAGGCATGCCCCAATGATATAGATACAGCACACAGCACACAGCAGATACCTTAATAACTATGGTGTTGGCCAAAGTCCCAATGAGAAGAGGTCCAGCAAATGGAAGTACCCATGTTGCGATTATCAAAATCCGAAAAAGCCAACCAGACAGTGCGAACCAGATGAAGAATAGTGTCTGAGAAGCCAACCAGCGATaaccaattaaaattattaagtgaGTCAGAAGGACATAGAAAGATAAAATTCATATGCTTACAGCAAAGCTCTTTCCGACCGGACTATCCAGAAAGTTGTTGAGCTGCTTCCTGTACTGCAAAttacaatttcaatcacaatgcTAAAATCtttgtttcacaaaacaaaaacaaacagacCTTGGGCCAGTTTCTTTGGAAATCCATGCTGAAAGCGCGGTAACGTTGTCCAATCTCAAATTCACGATCAATCTCGCGGGCTCGGTCGGCGGCCGCCCTC
It contains:
- the LOC100785744 gene encoding uncharacterized protein, whose translation is MMAATATTVPVRWQPPNTRFRIQPQPQMKRLMTVKAFGNGKGGRDMDRVWREAWRSANDGFERFVFEAKKTAERIDRRYSLSRRLSAVARAAADRAREIDREFEIGQRYRAFSMDFQRNWPKYRKQLNNFLDSPVGKSFATLFFIWFALSGWLFRILIIATWVLPFAGPLLIGTLANTIVIKGTCPACKMQFGGYKNQIIRCTGCGNIVWQPKGKGNGGGRTNSKSKSDPDIIDVDFEER